The following are from one region of the Ictalurus furcatus strain D&B chromosome 11, Billie_1.0, whole genome shotgun sequence genome:
- the vdrb gene encoding vitamin D3 receptor B: MQKNSVMESTVSTSTQVPDEYDRNVPRICGVCGDKATGFHFNAMTCEGCKGFFRRSMKRKASFTCPFSGSCSITKDNRRHCQACRLKRCLDIGMMKEFILTDEEVRRKKDLIQKRKDEEAQKEAQKPRLSEEQSAIISMLVEAHHKTYDDSYSDFSRFRPPVRQGPVTRSASRAASLHSLSDTSSDSFRHSPDSADGKLNLSSMLMMYQGQGSSPDSKEGDSSRLSMLPHLADLVSYSIQKVIGFAKMIPGFRELTAEDQIALLKSSAIEVIMLRSNQSFSLEDMSWCCGGPEFKYCINDVTKAGHTLELLEPLVKFQVGLKNLNLHEEEHVLLMAICLLSPDRPGVQDHERVETLQERVSEVLQAYIRVHHRGRLHYAKMIQKLAELRSLSEEHSKQYRTLSFQPEHSMQLTPLVLEVFGGQVT; the protein is encoded by the exons TGATGGAGTCCACAGTAAGCACGTCCACGCAGGTGCCCGATGAATACGACCGGAACGTTCCGCGGATCTGCGGTGTGTGTGGAGACAAAGCTACCGGCTTCCACTTTAATGCCATGACCTGTGAGGGCTGCAAGGGCTTCTTCAG acgcAGTATGAAGCGCAAGGCCAGTTTTACGTGCCCTTTCAGCGGGAGCTGCAGCATCACTAAAGACAACCGGCGTCACTGCCAGGCCTGCAGACTCAAACGCTGTCTGGATATTGGCATGATGAAGGAGT TTATCCTGACCGACGAGGAGGTGCGGAGGAAGAAAGATCTGATCCAGAAGAGGAAGGACGAGGAGGCGCAGAAAGAAGCTCAGAAGCCCCGTCTCTCTGAGGAGCAGAGCGCCATCATCTCCATGCTGGTGGAGGCACATCACAAAACCTACGACGACTCGTACTCCGACTTCTCCCGCTTCCGA cctCCAGTGAGACAGGGTCCTGTTACACGCAGTGCCAGTCGTGCTGCTTCTCTACACTCACTGTCCGACACTTCCTCCGACTCCTTCCGCCACTCtcctg attCGGCGGATGGGAAGCTCAACCTGAGCAGTATGTTGATGATGTATCAGGGGCAGGGTTCTAGTCCTGACTCTAAGGAGGGAGATAGTTCTCGCTTGTCCATGCTGCCTCACCTGGCCGATCTGGTCAGCTACAGCATCCAGAAGGTCATCGGATTTGCCAAGATGATCCCCGGATTCAG agaGTTAACAGCGGAGGATCAGATTGCTCTGCTGAAGTCTAGTGCCATTGAGGTGATCATGCTGAGGTCCAATCAGTCCTTCAGTCTGGAGGATATGAGCTGGTGCTGCGGGGGGCCCGAGTTCAAGTACTGCATCAATGATGTCACTAAAG ctggCCACACTCTGGAGCTGCTGGAGCCGCTGGTGAAGTTCCAGGTGGGGTTGAAAAATCTGAATCTGCACGAGGAGGAACACGTGCTGCTGATGGCCATCTGCCTGCTGTCCCCCG accGCCCCGGCGTGCAGGATCACGAGCGTGTGGAGACTCTACAGGAGCGTGTCTCCGAGGTCCTCCAGGCATACATCCGAGTCCACCACCGCGGACGTCTGCATTACGCCAAGATGATCCAGAAGCTGGCGGAGCTGCGCAGCCTGAGCGAGGAACACTCGAAGCAGTACCGCACGTTGTCCTTCCAGCCCGAGCACAGCATGCAGCTCACACCACTCGTCCTCGAGGTGTTTGGCGGACAGGTCACCTAG